One part of the Mangrovibacillus cuniculi genome encodes these proteins:
- the gntK gene encoding gluconokinase: protein MTKLAIGVDIGTTSTKAVLFTTTGQIRAQHAVEYPLHTPNPQTAEQSPEDIYQAVLETIKETIIKAEIDTSQLLFISFSSAMHSLIGVDKEGKLLTNSITWADNRSAKWAEKIKNEWNGHDIYRRTGTPIHPMSPLSKLVWLKHEHKDLFATVDKWISIKEYILWKMFGEFVVDYSIASATGLFNLEQLNWDREALELAGVKITQLSTPVPTTHQLKGLKENLAEHLGIPASTPFVVGASDGVLSNLGVNAIGKGEVAVTIGTSGAIRTVVDKPITDPKGRIFCYALTENHWVLGGPVNNGGVIFRWIRDELGQPEINTNKEDPYDVLTRIASTISPGADGLLFHPYFTGERAPLWNAHAKGSFIGLTLHHQKAHMIRAALEGILFNLYTVLLALEELTGESVRIKATGGFAKSAFWRQMMSDIFQRPLTVPQSVESSCLGAVVVGLYALGEIAALEEVSSLMEESFEHIPVEEASNKYRELVSIFIRLSKLLEEEYKALSEFQTVHVQ, encoded by the coding sequence ATGACAAAACTAGCCATCGGAGTAGATATTGGCACAACAAGTACAAAAGCAGTCCTTTTCACAACAACAGGACAAATACGTGCTCAACACGCCGTTGAATATCCACTTCATACACCGAATCCACAAACAGCAGAACAATCTCCTGAAGATATTTATCAAGCGGTTTTAGAAACAATAAAAGAAACCATCATTAAAGCTGAAATTGATACAAGTCAGTTACTTTTTATCTCCTTTAGTTCAGCCATGCATAGCCTAATTGGTGTGGATAAGGAAGGGAAGCTCCTCACAAATAGTATTACATGGGCAGATAATCGAAGCGCTAAGTGGGCAGAAAAAATCAAAAATGAATGGAATGGCCATGACATTTATAGAAGAACGGGAACCCCTATTCATCCCATGTCTCCTTTATCCAAGTTAGTGTGGTTAAAACATGAACACAAGGATTTATTTGCAACAGTTGATAAATGGATATCCATTAAAGAATATATATTATGGAAAATGTTTGGAGAGTTTGTTGTTGACTATTCCATTGCATCAGCAACAGGGCTATTCAACTTAGAACAATTAAATTGGGACAGAGAAGCGTTAGAGTTAGCAGGGGTAAAAATTACTCAGTTATCTACACCAGTACCCACTACCCATCAATTAAAGGGTCTAAAAGAAAACCTTGCAGAGCATTTAGGTATACCCGCTAGCACTCCATTCGTGGTGGGTGCTTCAGATGGTGTGCTTTCTAACTTGGGAGTAAATGCTATTGGCAAAGGGGAAGTAGCAGTAACAATAGGAACGAGTGGGGCTATTAGAACTGTTGTGGACAAACCTATAACAGACCCAAAAGGAAGGATTTTTTGTTACGCACTTACGGAAAATCATTGGGTTCTTGGAGGACCTGTCAATAATGGTGGTGTCATTTTTCGTTGGATAAGAGATGAATTAGGTCAACCTGAAATAAATACAAATAAAGAAGATCCTTATGATGTCTTAACTAGGATAGCAAGCACCATATCTCCCGGTGCAGACGGCTTACTTTTTCATCCTTATTTTACGGGAGAAAGAGCACCTTTGTGGAATGCTCATGCAAAAGGTTCTTTTATCGGTTTAACACTACATCATCAAAAAGCTCATATGATTAGAGCAGCTTTAGAAGGAATTTTGTTTAACTTATACACTGTCTTACTAGCACTAGAAGAGTTAACAGGTGAATCTGTAAGAATTAAGGCTACAGGTGGATTTGCTAAATCAGCGTTTTGGAGACAAATGATGTCAGATATCTTTCAAAGGCCTTTAACAGTTCCTCAATCAGTAGAAAGCTCTTGTTTAGGTGCAGTAGTAGTAGGATTGTATGCATTAGGAGAAATAGCCGCCTTAGAAGAGGTAAGTAGCTTGATGGAGGAGTCGTTCGAACACATTCCAGTAGAAGAAGCGTCTAATAAATACCGAGAATTAGTTTCAATTTTTATTCGATTATCTAAGTTGTTGGAGGAAGAATACAAAGCATTATCCGAATTTCAAACGGTACATGTTCAATAA
- a CDS encoding GerMN domain-containing protein, translating to MSKKRQVAVVSVLASSVYLAGCGLFESNEAIDPPQTVSYLEDGEAVETTGEEANPTSSISTEAPEGSVRTDLFLISADGYVVPQSFDLPEGENAAQQALDYLVDGGPITNLLPNGYRAVLPADTEVTVKMDGETAVVDFSNEFATYAPEDEQHILQSITWTLTQFDGVKNVKLSLNGEELTEMPVDGTPIAANGTSRGMGINLLASDLVDITNTKPVVVYYLTQTAGGYDYVPVTTRISSESTNASTEIVQELIEGPAFTSSLVSDFMPGVALVSEPTIADGTLTLNFNEGILMNMEDRIVSSHTLNALTLSLTEQPGIERITIQVNGEMVEATDDGTSLISPVTRPENVNTGSY from the coding sequence ATGTCCAAAAAACGTCAAGTCGCAGTTGTATCTGTATTAGCATCAAGTGTGTATCTAGCAGGCTGTGGCCTATTTGAAAGTAATGAAGCAATTGATCCACCACAAACGGTCTCTTATTTAGAAGATGGTGAGGCAGTAGAAACAACTGGAGAAGAGGCGAATCCCACTTCTTCCATTTCCACCGAAGCACCTGAAGGAAGCGTGCGTACAGACCTGTTCTTAATCAGTGCAGATGGATACGTTGTTCCGCAATCATTTGACTTACCTGAAGGAGAAAATGCAGCACAACAAGCATTAGACTATTTAGTTGACGGCGGCCCAATCACTAATTTACTTCCAAACGGTTACAGAGCAGTTCTACCAGCCGATACAGAAGTTACAGTTAAAATGGATGGAGAAACAGCTGTAGTAGATTTCTCAAACGAATTTGCTACATACGCACCAGAAGATGAGCAACATATTTTACAATCTATCACTTGGACGTTAACGCAATTTGATGGAGTGAAAAATGTAAAACTGTCGTTAAATGGGGAAGAATTAACGGAAATGCCGGTAGATGGCACTCCGATTGCGGCAAACGGAACATCTAGAGGGATGGGAATCAACTTGTTAGCAAGTGATTTAGTGGATATTACGAATACCAAGCCTGTAGTTGTTTATTATTTAACGCAAACTGCAGGGGGATATGACTATGTTCCTGTTACGACACGTATCTCATCTGAATCTACCAACGCATCTACTGAGATTGTTCAAGAACTAATCGAAGGACCTGCATTCACTTCTTCTTTAGTTTCTGATTTTATGCCTGGAGTAGCATTGGTGTCAGAACCGACAATTGCGGATGGTACGTTAACTCTGAATTTTAATGAAGGCATACTAATGAATATGGAAGATCGCATTGTTTCTTCTCATACGTTAAATGCACTGACACTTTCTTTAACGGAACAACCAGGTATAGAACGTATTACTATCCAAGTAAATGGTGAAATGGTGGAAGCTACGGATGATGGTACATCACTCATTTCTCCTGTAACTCGTCCCGAAAATGTAAATACAGGGAGTTATTAA
- a CDS encoding MarR family winged helix-turn-helix transcriptional regulator, translated as MENETPITKEQIADIERDLRYISAIIKQKGREILSQYTITPPQFIALQWLFEVGDMTIGELSTKMYLAFSTTTDLVDRMEKNELVQRVRDTNDRRVVRIHLLEEGERIIEEVIKQRQDYLESLLSTHSQDEVRNLHKSLHNLHHEMKED; from the coding sequence ATGGAAAACGAAACGCCAATTACAAAAGAACAAATAGCTGATATTGAGCGAGACTTACGATACATATCTGCAATTATTAAGCAAAAAGGCCGAGAAATTTTGAGTCAATATACCATTACACCACCACAATTTATTGCGTTACAATGGTTATTTGAAGTAGGTGATATGACAATAGGAGAACTCTCTACAAAAATGTATTTAGCATTTAGTACTACGACGGACCTAGTAGACCGAATGGAAAAGAATGAATTAGTCCAAAGAGTAAGAGATACTAATGACCGCAGAGTAGTTCGGATACATTTGTTAGAAGAAGGGGAACGAATTATTGAAGAGGTTATTAAGCAGAGACAAGATTATTTGGAATCATTATTGTCTACACACTCTCAAGATGAAGTTCGTAACCTCCACAAAAGTCTTCACAACCTACACCATGAAATGAAAGAGGATTGA
- a CDS encoding helix-turn-helix domain-containing protein gives MDKRNRQPYNKIKAYLVEKNIKHRDVAKLLSIQPNTVSKKLNGFGGDFSLEDAWQMHNELGVPIAYFFEPSVPKKEHRMIS, from the coding sequence TTGGATAAAAGAAACAGGCAACCTTATAATAAGATAAAAGCTTACCTAGTTGAAAAAAACATTAAACATCGTGACGTGGCCAAATTATTAAGTATACAACCCAATACTGTAAGTAAAAAATTAAATGGTTTTGGTGGAGATTTTTCCTTAGAAGATGCTTGGCAAATGCACAATGAACTCGGCGTACCTATCGCCTATTTTTTTGAACCAAGTGTTCCTAAAAAGGAACATAGAATGATCTCATAA
- a CDS encoding XTP/dITP diphosphatase — protein sequence MKTVIIATHNQGKAKEFVTLFGEFGYEVKTLVDFPDAPDVEETGTTFEENAILKAEAISSLYNTMVIADDSGLSIDALDGRPGVYSARYAGEEKSDEANIVKILEELRNVSAEKRSASFVCCLAVASPNKETFTVRGTCDGIITEAPQGTNGFGYDPIFYIEELQKTFAEASSQEKNERSHRGNALKKLKGLLPELLGE from the coding sequence ATGAAAACGGTCATTATTGCTACGCACAATCAAGGGAAAGCCAAAGAATTTGTTACTTTATTTGGGGAGTTCGGATACGAGGTAAAAACATTAGTAGATTTTCCTGACGCACCAGATGTAGAAGAAACGGGAACGACATTTGAGGAAAATGCCATTTTAAAAGCAGAGGCGATCTCCTCTCTTTACAACACCATGGTAATTGCAGATGACTCTGGCCTGAGTATTGATGCCCTAGATGGTCGACCAGGCGTTTATTCTGCTAGATATGCTGGAGAAGAAAAAAGTGACGAGGCAAACATTGTAAAGATTTTAGAAGAACTAAGAAATGTATCAGCAGAAAAACGTTCCGCTAGCTTTGTGTGTTGCTTAGCTGTTGCATCACCTAATAAAGAAACATTCACGGTAAGAGGTACATGTGATGGAATAATTACAGAAGCGCCACAAGGGACAAACGGATTTGGATACGATCCGATTTTCTACATAGAAGAATTGCAAAAAACGTTTGCGGAAGCTTCTAGTCAAGAGAAGAATGAACGAAGTCATCGTGGGAATGCCCTTAAGAAGTTAAAGGGATTACTACCGGAACTACTGGGGGAATAA
- a CDS encoding tyrosine-type recombinase/integrase: MASITKRGKTWQFTVSRYVDGKYTPIRKGGFTTKKEAKLAADEVELDLSKGFAASYKSDVFADYFEDWIKDFKSTKARTTVERYQNSLNVVKKEFGATYIQDITKRKYQQFLNAFGESHTKGSVRKLNTHIRACVKEAIDEGKIRVDFTRGVEFIGKVKEKSTAEKHLSYNETKKLLKELVEHIDRSPLYLLLILAVQSGMRYSELLGLKRTDFNFRSNTINVERAMDYKKGTGLGPLKTEHSERKIEMDTWTMDLFKDYFKKVPSNIQGLVFFNPHSSSGTFSNERANRVLKESLERIGVDPVNVHGLRHTHISILLYKGVNILYVSQRAGHADTNITLSTYAHVIEELQESEVQRTKDILLKIVH, from the coding sequence ATGGCTAGTATCACAAAGAGAGGTAAGACTTGGCAATTCACAGTCAGTAGATATGTTGATGGAAAATATACACCTATTCGAAAAGGAGGATTCACGACTAAAAAAGAAGCTAAATTAGCTGCAGACGAAGTGGAATTAGATTTATCAAAAGGTTTTGCAGCTTCTTATAAGTCTGATGTTTTTGCAGACTATTTTGAGGATTGGATAAAAGATTTTAAGTCCACTAAAGCTCGTACTACCGTTGAGCGTTATCAAAATAGCCTCAATGTCGTTAAAAAGGAATTTGGAGCAACTTATATCCAAGACATCACAAAACGGAAATACCAGCAATTTTTAAACGCATTTGGGGAGTCTCATACTAAAGGGTCAGTTAGGAAGTTGAATACTCATATTAGGGCTTGTGTGAAAGAAGCGATAGACGAGGGAAAAATACGGGTAGATTTCACTCGAGGAGTAGAATTCATTGGTAAGGTGAAAGAAAAATCAACTGCCGAAAAGCATTTGAGTTATAACGAGACAAAAAAGCTACTGAAAGAACTAGTTGAGCACATTGATCGAAGCCCTCTTTACTTGCTTCTTATCTTGGCTGTCCAGTCTGGAATGAGGTACAGTGAACTGCTAGGTCTAAAACGAACGGATTTTAATTTTAGAAGCAACACAATAAATGTAGAACGGGCGATGGACTATAAAAAAGGGACTGGTTTAGGACCACTTAAGACGGAGCATTCGGAACGCAAAATTGAAATGGATACCTGGACTATGGATTTATTTAAAGACTATTTCAAGAAGGTACCCTCAAACATACAAGGATTGGTCTTTTTTAACCCTCATTCCTCTTCCGGTACTTTCAGTAACGAACGAGCTAATCGTGTCTTAAAAGAGAGTTTAGAACGAATTGGTGTGGATCCAGTTAACGTTCACGGGTTACGTCACACGCATATTTCTATTTTGTTGTATAAAGGCGTGAATATTTTATATGTTTCTCAACGGGCTGGTCACGCAGATACAAATATCACGTTGTCTACTTACGCACATGTAATTGAAGAACTCCAGGAATCAGAAGTCCAAAGAACAAAAGATATCTTATTAAAGATTGTGCATTAA
- the sdhB gene encoding succinate dehydrogenase iron-sulfur subunit — MATETKKTVEFIVVRQDTPDSAPYEEKFVLPYRPNMNVISALMEIRRNPVNKDGKETTPINWEMGCLEEVCGACSMVINGKPRQSCTALIDKLEQPIRLEPMKTFPVVRDLQVDRSRMFDSLKKVKAWIPIDGTYDLGPGPRMPEKKRQWAYELSKCMTCGVCLEACPNVNEKSNFIGPAPLSQVRLFNAHPTGAMNKDERLEAIMGDGGLANCGNSQNCVQACPKGIPLTTSIAALNRDTTFQMFRNFFGSDNNV, encoded by the coding sequence ATGGCGACGGAAACGAAAAAGACGGTTGAATTTATTGTTGTTCGTCAAGACACACCTGATTCAGCCCCTTATGAAGAAAAATTCGTTTTACCTTACAGACCTAACATGAACGTAATTTCTGCATTAATGGAAATTCGTCGTAATCCAGTGAACAAGGATGGAAAAGAAACAACTCCGATAAACTGGGAAATGGGATGTTTAGAAGAAGTTTGTGGTGCTTGTTCGATGGTGATTAATGGCAAACCTCGTCAATCTTGTACTGCACTAATTGATAAGTTAGAACAACCTATCCGTTTAGAACCAATGAAAACGTTCCCTGTTGTTCGTGACTTACAAGTAGATAGAAGTAGAATGTTTGATTCACTTAAGAAAGTGAAGGCTTGGATTCCTATTGATGGGACGTATGACCTTGGACCTGGACCTCGTATGCCAGAGAAAAAGCGCCAATGGGCTTATGAACTTTCTAAGTGTATGACTTGTGGTGTGTGTTTAGAGGCTTGTCCAAATGTAAATGAGAAGTCTAATTTCATTGGACCTGCTCCTTTATCACAAGTTCGTTTGTTCAATGCACATCCAACCGGTGCAATGAATAAAGACGAGCGCTTAGAGGCAATTATGGGAGACGGAGGACTAGCGAACTGTGGTAACTCTCAAAACTGTGTTCAAGCTTGTCCGAAAGGTATTCCTTTAACAACTTCTATTGCAGCACTAAATCGTGATACGACGTTCCAAATGTTCCGTAACTTCTTTGGAAGTGACAATAACGTATAA
- a CDS encoding metallophosphoesterase: MKWVVVSDNHGDSSVLEEIVKEHKATADTFIHCGDSELLKSSPIMEHFHAVRGNCDMDREFPLHITEEVQGKKYLVVHGHMENIKMSLLPLTYKAKEAGVSFAFFGHSHLLGVEKMDEVIYLNPGSISLPRGGNPKTYAVITFDDLEIQVTYLDEKHREVKKVNFS, translated from the coding sequence ATGAAATGGGTTGTAGTTAGCGACAATCATGGAGATTCTAGTGTATTAGAGGAAATCGTGAAAGAACATAAGGCGACAGCTGATACTTTCATTCACTGTGGAGATAGTGAGTTGTTGAAATCATCGCCTATTATGGAACACTTTCATGCTGTAAGAGGAAATTGTGATATGGATCGCGAATTTCCTCTTCATATCACAGAAGAAGTACAAGGAAAAAAGTATCTAGTTGTTCATGGTCACATGGAGAATATCAAAATGTCGTTGTTGCCTTTAACGTATAAGGCTAAGGAAGCGGGAGTGTCATTTGCTTTTTTCGGTCATTCCCATTTATTAGGGGTAGAGAAGATGGACGAAGTTATTTATTTGAATCCTGGAAGCATTTCTTTACCACGTGGTGGAAATCCGAAGACATATGCAGTGATAACGTTTGATGACCTTGAAATACAGGTAACGTATTTGGATGAAAAACATAGAGAAGTGAAGAAAGTAAACTTTTCTTAA
- a CDS encoding helix-turn-helix domain-containing protein — translation MNNFGDRLRELRQNKDLSIDELVIKLNSTYNTTISKSMISRYENGQSDPKMENVRVIADYFKVSSDFLLGIEENINLDLSSKLNLKDERDIKKELQKMIDGLEGKNGYAAFDGGTLDDLDEEDKELLIASLENSLRLAKRLSKEKFTPKKYQDKE, via the coding sequence ATGAATAACTTTGGAGATAGATTAAGAGAACTTAGACAAAACAAAGACTTATCAATTGATGAGTTAGTTATTAAATTAAACAGTACATATAACACAACGATAAGTAAAAGTATGATCTCGAGGTACGAGAACGGTCAATCAGATCCTAAAATGGAAAATGTAAGAGTAATTGCTGACTATTTTAAAGTTTCTTCTGACTTTTTACTTGGAATTGAGGAGAATATAAATTTAGATTTAAGCTCTAAACTTAACTTAAAAGATGAAAGAGATATTAAAAAAGAGCTTCAAAAAATGATTGATGGGTTAGAAGGAAAAAATGGATATGCAGCGTTTGACGGAGGGACTCTAGATGACTTAGACGAAGAAGATAAGGAGCTACTTATTGCTTCATTAGAAAATTCTTTGCGCCTTGCTAAAAGATTATCGAAAGAAAAGTTCACTCCTAAGAAGTATCAAGATAAAGAGTAA
- a CDS encoding helix-turn-helix domain-containing protein: MKDNDYTHKPLLTKREKEVFELLVQDKTTKEIAGELFISEKTVRNHISNAMQKLGVKGRSQAVVELIRRGELKL; the protein is encoded by the coding sequence TTGAAGGACAACGATTATACACACAAACCACTTCTCACTAAACGAGAAAAAGAAGTATTTGAACTACTGGTCCAAGACAAAACGACGAAAGAAATCGCAGGTGAACTGTTTATTAGTGAAAAAACAGTGAGAAACCACATTTCCAACGCCATGCAAAAGCTTGGAGTCAAGGGGCGTTCTCAAGCAGTCGTGGAATTAATACGTAGAGGAGAACTCAAGCTTTAA
- the racE gene encoding glutamate racemase, with product MNQPIGVLDSGAGGLTVVKELTRQLPNEKIIYIGDTARCPYGPRSVDEVRAFTWQLVHFLLKKDVKMIVIACNTATAVVLDEIQAALDIPVMGVIDPGARATRMMTQNGKIGVLGTLGTIKSKAYEEALKAIDHTIEIYPLSCPKFVPLVESNEFNSEIASKVVEETLQPLKKEPIDSVILGCTHYPLLAPLIKNVLGKEVAIISSGDETAREVSAILGFQRKLATKANPSHEFYTTGSPALFRVLVTEWLSIHEPLVMKASIEKFPIASL from the coding sequence GTGAACCAACCAATTGGTGTATTAGATTCCGGAGCTGGCGGCCTAACCGTGGTAAAGGAACTAACAAGACAGTTACCAAACGAAAAAATTATTTACATAGGGGATACAGCAAGGTGCCCTTATGGACCAAGATCGGTAGATGAAGTAAGAGCATTTACATGGCAGCTCGTACATTTTCTACTAAAAAAGGACGTAAAAATGATTGTCATTGCTTGCAACACGGCAACTGCAGTTGTATTAGATGAAATTCAAGCTGCACTAGATATACCAGTAATGGGAGTAATTGACCCTGGGGCAAGAGCAACAAGGATGATGACACAAAACGGGAAAATTGGTGTGCTTGGTACGCTAGGTACAATAAAAAGTAAAGCATATGAAGAGGCACTAAAAGCCATCGATCATACAATAGAAATTTATCCTCTTTCTTGCCCAAAGTTTGTTCCTTTGGTAGAAAGTAACGAGTTTAACAGTGAAATAGCCAGTAAAGTAGTAGAGGAAACACTACAGCCGCTGAAAAAAGAGCCAATTGATTCTGTTATTTTAGGATGCACACATTATCCTCTATTAGCACCCCTAATAAAAAATGTCTTGGGTAAAGAAGTGGCAATTATCTCTTCAGGAGATGAAACGGCAAGAGAAGTAAGTGCTATATTAGGCTTTCAAAGAAAATTAGCTACGAAAGCAAATCCAAGCCATGAATTTTATACAACAGGATCTCCAGCTTTATTTCGGGTGCTAGTGACAGAGTGGCTTTCCATTCATGAACCTTTAGTGATGAAAGCCTCTATTGAAAAGTTTCCTATTGCTAGTCTATAA
- the rph gene encoding ribonuclease PH — MRHDQRQANELRTVHMETNYLKHPEGSVLISVGDTKVICTATVEDRVPPFLRGQGKGWVSAEYSMLPRATEQRTIRESSRGKVQGRTMEIQRLIGRALRSVVDLEKLGEKTIWLDCDVIQADGGTRTASITGAFVAMVLALETLSEEKGWKKLPVKHFIAATSVGVSEGNPILDLNYMEDSSAEVDMNIVMTSNEEFVELQGTGEEATFSHQQLLDMLALGKKGIQELMEMQREALGEVASKIGGE; from the coding sequence ATGAGACATGATCAAAGACAAGCAAATGAATTGCGAACTGTACATATGGAAACAAACTATTTAAAACATCCAGAGGGATCTGTTTTGATTTCTGTTGGAGATACAAAAGTTATTTGTACTGCAACCGTTGAAGACCGTGTTCCCCCTTTTTTAAGAGGTCAAGGGAAAGGGTGGGTTTCCGCTGAATACTCTATGTTACCTCGTGCGACAGAACAACGAACCATCCGTGAATCTTCCCGTGGTAAGGTGCAAGGAAGAACAATGGAAATCCAACGCCTAATTGGACGCGCATTACGTTCTGTTGTTGATTTAGAAAAACTAGGTGAGAAGACAATATGGTTAGACTGTGATGTCATTCAAGCAGACGGTGGAACAAGAACGGCTTCTATTACAGGTGCATTTGTAGCGATGGTGTTAGCTCTTGAGACACTTTCAGAAGAAAAAGGCTGGAAGAAGTTGCCTGTTAAGCATTTTATTGCTGCTACGAGTGTTGGGGTAAGTGAAGGAAATCCGATTCTTGATTTGAATTATATGGAGGATAGCTCAGCGGAAGTAGATATGAACATTGTTATGACGAGTAACGAAGAGTTTGTTGAACTACAAGGTACAGGTGAAGAGGCGACGTTTAGTCATCAACAACTTTTAGACATGCTTGCACTTGGTAAAAAAGGTATTCAAGAGTTGATGGAGATGCAGCGTGAAGCACTTGGGGAAGTAGCGTCTAAGATTGGAGGAGAGTAA
- a CDS encoding ImmA/IrrE family metallo-endopeptidase: protein MEHIERKVQSLIKKHDTNNPLLMAKSLGIQVVFEPLGKTLGYYSKHFRIKVIHINEQLDQEQQSFVCAHELGHAVCHPDSNTPFMKKNTLFSTDRIEQEANAFALSLLFFENDLSSPLTLELAMNKYGIPQKLLRSSHIFF from the coding sequence ATGGAACATATAGAGAGAAAAGTTCAATCACTTATAAAAAAGCATGATACAAATAATCCTCTTCTAATGGCTAAGTCATTAGGAATCCAAGTGGTATTTGAACCCCTTGGAAAAACACTAGGATACTATAGCAAACACTTTAGAATTAAAGTAATCCATATTAACGAACAACTGGATCAAGAACAGCAATCATTTGTTTGTGCACATGAATTAGGACATGCTGTTTGTCACCCAGATTCCAATACACCTTTTATGAAGAAAAACACTCTATTTTCAACAGATCGAATTGAGCAAGAAGCTAACGCTTTTGCACTTTCATTATTATTCTTTGAGAACGACCTTAGTAGCCCTCTTACTCTTGAGCTTGCTATGAACAAATACGGCATCCCTCAAAAACTACTCAGGTCTTCACATATATTTTTTTAA
- a CDS encoding acyl-CoA thioesterase, translating to MSRISYIQDQEKWASEFRYFHPITVRFSETDMFGHLNNTVPFVYFEESRIAYLEKVGFMGDWLKSRECIPVVADLQCDFVQQVYFGEKLTIGVKANSLGRSSVDIHYWGRKEDGSTAFTGRGTMVQVHAKTGKSVEWDEKSKEVWALSSC from the coding sequence ATGTCTAGAATTAGCTATATTCAAGATCAGGAGAAATGGGCAAGTGAATTTAGGTATTTTCATCCTATTACGGTAAGGTTCTCTGAAACGGATATGTTTGGTCATTTGAATAATACGGTTCCATTTGTGTATTTTGAAGAGTCGCGAATTGCCTATTTAGAAAAGGTTGGATTTATGGGAGACTGGTTAAAATCTCGAGAATGTATTCCAGTTGTTGCGGACCTTCAATGTGATTTTGTACAACAAGTCTATTTTGGGGAGAAGTTAACGATTGGAGTTAAAGCGAACTCTTTAGGTCGTTCATCTGTAGATATTCATTATTGGGGTAGGAAAGAAGATGGTTCCACAGCTTTTACTGGAAGAGGGACGATGGTGCAGGTTCATGCAAAAACCGGTAAAAGTGTGGAATGGGATGAAAAATCAAAGGAAGTATGGGCTTTGTCATCTTGTTGA